The Candidatus Pantoea soli genome window below encodes:
- a CDS encoding DNA/RNA non-specific endonuclease — MNEQVKALIASRLALTAGQRQQTHAALRAGQQAEPDARRAQRYAFQARLRQGVLIGRNDLLPVAFLQQGMNAARGVALIREDGVPKGSGFLTHGNLLVTNHHLLPDAEAAGRVTVEFGYQQNAAGEIVSGPRFRLDAARFWITSPTGELDCTLVALGDAAGGSGDAPRPLTLDDRHDKHALGISLNLIHHPAGAPQQVTLRNNALLARHEQFLHYEADSEGGSSGAPVFNDAWQLVALHHGATEENGSLVNEGIRLSAITDWLKATLPSLPLPQQSLLMQALTAQAPPLTSAARAAPPDTDYGNRSGFQAGFLSGTHIELADIIAPRVSEVAPLLDGRQGAAARLDYEHFSLLMSAERQLAFFTATNIDGARYITIDRDSGQPALLPEGDRWYEDSRIDRRYVTGQSFYSEFSRWFDRGHLTRRSDPTWGSAAEAVRANKDTFHFTNCSPQHFRFNQSIQYWQGVERYILESGVLQTKQQISVLTGPVLNDQHRQYGTLQVPLMFWKVVLRIGPQGRPQATALLVSQDKLLDEPRRVLPPVQPQAVPQVDEYRVAVSALESLTGLNFSAFRDWDSWQPEPALRAEPLPAKLIMTWEDLL; from the coding sequence ATGAATGAGCAAGTGAAAGCCCTGATTGCTTCCCGGCTGGCGCTCACCGCCGGCCAGCGCCAGCAGACGCACGCCGCCCTGCGTGCAGGGCAGCAGGCGGAGCCGGATGCGCGCCGCGCACAGCGTTATGCGTTTCAGGCGCGGCTGCGGCAGGGGGTGCTGATCGGCAGAAACGATTTACTGCCGGTGGCGTTTCTGCAGCAGGGGATGAACGCCGCGCGCGGCGTGGCGCTGATCCGGGAAGACGGCGTGCCGAAAGGCAGCGGCTTTCTCACGCACGGCAACCTGCTGGTGACCAATCACCATTTGCTGCCGGATGCGGAGGCGGCCGGGCGCGTCACCGTGGAGTTTGGCTATCAGCAGAACGCGGCGGGTGAGATCGTCAGCGGGCCGCGTTTCCGGCTGGATGCGGCGCGCTTCTGGATCACCAGTCCCACCGGGGAGCTGGATTGCACGCTGGTGGCGCTGGGTGACGCGGCTGGCGGCAGCGGCGACGCACCGCGACCGCTGACGCTGGACGATCGTCACGATAAACATGCGCTGGGTATCAGCCTGAACCTGATTCACCATCCGGCGGGCGCACCGCAGCAGGTGACGCTGCGCAACAATGCGTTACTGGCGCGGCATGAGCAGTTTCTGCATTACGAGGCGGACAGCGAGGGGGGATCGTCCGGTGCACCGGTGTTCAATGACGCCTGGCAGCTGGTGGCGTTGCATCACGGCGCCACGGAAGAGAACGGCAGCCTGGTGAATGAGGGCATTCGCCTCAGCGCCATTACCGACTGGCTGAAAGCGACACTGCCGTCCCTGCCGCTGCCGCAGCAGTCCCTGCTGATGCAGGCGCTGACGGCACAGGCACCGCCGCTGACCTCTGCCGCCCGCGCCGCGCCGCCGGACACCGATTACGGCAACCGCAGCGGTTTCCAGGCCGGTTTTCTCAGCGGCACCCATATTGAACTCGCTGATATCATCGCACCGCGCGTCAGCGAAGTGGCGCCGCTGCTTGATGGCCGTCAGGGCGCGGCTGCCCGGCTGGATTATGAGCACTTCTCGCTGCTGATGAGCGCAGAGCGGCAGCTGGCCTTTTTCACCGCCACCAATATCGACGGCGCGCGGTACATCACCATCGATCGCGACAGCGGCCAGCCCGCTTTGCTGCCGGAAGGCGACCGCTGGTATGAAGACAGCCGTATCGATCGCCGCTACGTGACCGGTCAGTCATTTTACAGCGAGTTCAGCCGCTGGTTTGATCGCGGCCATCTGACCCGCCGCAGCGACCCCACCTGGGGCAGCGCAGCAGAGGCGGTGCGCGCCAACAAAGACACCTTTCACTTTACTAACTGCTCGCCGCAGCACTTCCGCTTTAACCAGAGCATCCAGTACTGGCAGGGCGTGGAGCGCTACATCCTCGAATCGGGCGTGTTACAGACTAAGCAGCAGATCAGCGTGCTCACCGGGCCGGTGCTCAACGATCAGCACCGGCAATATGGCACGCTGCAGGTGCCGCTGATGTTCTGGAAAGTGGTGCTGCGCATCGGGCCACAGGGCAGGCCGCAGGCGACAGCCCTGCTGGTGAGTCAGGATAAATTGCTGGACGAACCCCGGCGCGTTCTGCCGCCGGTGCAGCCACAGGCAGTGCCGCAGGTGGATGAGTACCGCGTGGCGGTCAGCGCGCTGGAGAGCCTGACCGGGCTGAATTTCAGCGCCTTTCGTGACTGGGACAGCTGGCAGCCGGAGCCGGCTTTGCGGGCCGAACCCCTGCCGGCGAAGCTCATCATGACGTGGGAGGATTTGCTGTAA
- a CDS encoding LLM class flavin-dependent oxidoreductase codes for MKKIGFLSFGHWTPSPHSATRSAQDVLLQSIDLAVAAEELGADGAYFRVHHFARQLSSPFPLLAAVGAKTQRIEIGTGVIDMRYENPLYMAEDAGAADLIANGRLQLGLSRGSPEQVIEGYRYFGFDPRDGESDADMGRRHTEELLEVLRGEGFAKPNPQPMFPNPPGLLRLEPFSEGLRERIWWGSGSNATSVWAAQQGMNLQSSTLKDDETGEPFHVQQAKQIRAYREAWAAAGHARTPRVSVSRSIFALMNDTDRAYFGRSGQERDSVGFLDEKTRAIFGRSYAAEPDQLIKQLAQDEGIAEADTLLLTIPNQLGVDYCAHVIESILTHVAPELGWR; via the coding sequence ATGAAAAAGATTGGCTTTTTATCCTTTGGTCACTGGACCCCGTCACCGCACTCCGCCACCCGTTCGGCGCAGGACGTGCTGCTGCAGTCGATTGACCTTGCCGTTGCCGCAGAGGAGCTGGGGGCAGATGGCGCCTATTTTCGCGTTCATCACTTTGCGCGCCAGCTGAGTTCACCGTTCCCGCTGCTGGCTGCGGTCGGCGCAAAAACGCAGCGGATTGAAATCGGTACCGGCGTGATCGACATGCGCTATGAGAACCCGCTGTATATGGCGGAAGATGCCGGCGCGGCGGATCTGATCGCCAACGGACGCCTGCAGCTGGGGCTCAGCCGCGGCTCGCCGGAACAGGTCATTGAAGGCTACCGCTATTTCGGCTTTGACCCGCGCGACGGGGAGAGCGACGCCGATATGGGGCGTCGTCATACCGAAGAGCTGCTGGAGGTGCTGCGCGGCGAAGGTTTTGCGAAACCCAATCCGCAGCCGATGTTCCCGAACCCGCCGGGCCTGCTGCGGCTGGAGCCCTTCTCCGAAGGATTGCGTGAGCGCATCTGGTGGGGTTCCGGCTCCAACGCCACCTCGGTGTGGGCGGCGCAGCAGGGCATGAACCTGCAAAGCTCTACCCTGAAAGATGACGAAACCGGCGAACCGTTCCACGTGCAGCAGGCGAAGCAGATCCGGGCCTATCGTGAAGCCTGGGCAGCCGCCGGCCACGCGCGCACGCCGCGTGTTTCCGTCAGCCGCAGTATTTTTGCGCTGATGAACGACACCGACCGCGCCTATTTCGGCCGCAGCGGTCAGGAGCGCGATTCGGTCGGTTTCCTCGACGAGAAAACCCGCGCCATCTTTGGCCGCAGCTACGCCGCGGAACCGGATCAGCTGATCAAACAGCTGGCGCAGGATGAGGGGATTGCGGAAGCGGATACGCTGCTGCTGACCATTCCGAATCAGCTTGGGGTGGATTACTGTGCGCACGTGATCGAAAGCATCCTGACGCACGTGGCGCCGGAACTCGGCTGGCGCTGA
- a CDS encoding D-arabinono-1,4-lactone oxidase codes for MNRDTLLYPLRNTSHTEADASLLNWAQNSVVGQRQQLHQPQNEAALQQLLRDSHGKVRVLGSRLSPGRMLCVQPDDVPLDLSALRGVLAQDAASVTFAAGTPMQEVYDTLTGMDRMLASAPGVIAIQTLAGAMATGTHGQGLQQSSLADEALRIRMVLADGSVREFVRGEADFPAAQVSLGSLGIVTAVTLRTGPFRLFSCHKFAASADTLEQDLPAWNTQHAMSKAWWFVDDNLMHVWNADEASAEDTQAWYANQREVIEHGDNADSSLNDTIDQTLAHMHRDTQIHGKGGKQFRTVTRFRDFTDISGDIYQLFCRGIAVPQINVEIGVPLAQTPQIIRKIKAWYAENKPHMHYPIILRCTGASEAWLSPSHQQPTCFFGFVVYYADDGSLSQEGLHFLSEVEKLLAAEGGRPHWGKYYDPQRYAWREIYPQWDAFRAVREQLDPHHRFSNDYVTALFD; via the coding sequence GTGAACAGAGACACCCTGCTCTATCCCTTACGCAACACCAGCCATACTGAAGCCGATGCCAGCCTGTTGAACTGGGCGCAGAACAGCGTGGTCGGGCAACGACAGCAGCTGCATCAGCCGCAGAATGAAGCGGCGCTGCAGCAGTTACTGCGTGATTCACATGGCAAAGTGCGCGTGCTGGGCAGCCGGCTGTCACCCGGGCGGATGCTGTGTGTTCAGCCGGACGACGTGCCGCTGGACCTCAGCGCGCTGCGCGGGGTGCTGGCACAGGATGCAGCGAGCGTCACCTTCGCGGCCGGTACGCCGATGCAGGAGGTCTACGACACCCTGACCGGCATGGATCGCATGCTGGCTTCGGCGCCGGGAGTTATCGCCATTCAAACCCTGGCCGGTGCCATGGCCACCGGAACGCACGGTCAGGGCCTGCAGCAGAGTTCGCTGGCTGACGAAGCGCTACGCATCCGTATGGTGCTTGCCGACGGCAGCGTGCGCGAATTTGTGCGCGGCGAGGCGGATTTCCCGGCGGCGCAGGTTTCACTGGGCTCGCTGGGGATTGTCACCGCTGTCACCCTGCGCACCGGGCCGTTCCGCCTGTTCAGCTGCCATAAGTTTGCCGCCAGCGCCGATACGCTGGAGCAGGATCTGCCGGCGTGGAACACGCAGCATGCCATGAGCAAAGCCTGGTGGTTTGTGGATGACAATCTGATGCACGTCTGGAATGCCGACGAAGCCAGCGCAGAGGACACGCAGGCCTGGTATGCCAACCAGCGGGAAGTGATTGAACATGGCGACAACGCGGACAGCAGTCTGAACGACACCATCGATCAGACGCTGGCGCACATGCATCGTGACACCCAAATTCACGGTAAAGGCGGCAAGCAGTTTCGCACGGTAACGCGTTTTCGCGATTTTACCGACATCAGCGGCGATATTTATCAACTGTTTTGCCGCGGGATCGCCGTGCCGCAAATCAACGTCGAAATCGGCGTGCCGCTGGCGCAGACGCCGCAGATTATCCGCAAAATCAAAGCCTGGTATGCGGAGAATAAACCGCATATGCACTACCCCATTATCCTGCGCTGCACCGGCGCGTCTGAGGCCTGGCTCAGTCCCTCTCACCAGCAGCCCACCTGTTTCTTTGGCTTTGTGGTGTATTACGCCGACGATGGTTCGCTGTCGCAGGAGGGTCTGCATTTCCTTAGCGAAGTGGAAAAACTGCTGGCCGCAGAAGGCGGACGCCCGCACTGGGGGAAATATTATGACCCGCAGCGTTACGCCTGGCGGGAAATCTATCCGCAGTGGGATGCCTTCCGCGCGGTGCGTGAGCAGCTCGATCCGCATCACCGTTTCAGCAATGACTACGTCACTGCATTGTTCGATTAA
- a CDS encoding sugar ABC transporter substrate-binding protein — MKFKKALVTSLLACMLPAAVMAKDIQVGVSMALFDDNFLTILRTAMQKEMQKDNVKGQVEDAKGDVSQQLQQVQNFIGQGVDAIIVNPVDTNAVKPVMDAASKAGIPLVFVNRKPAGELTAKMAYVGSDSELAGRLQMEALAKAMNGKGNVAILMGDLANESTRDRTKGVEAVVAKYPGIKVVQKQTAKFTRNDAVDVVSNWMTAGDDIQAIASNNDEMAIGALQALGKNPNHILIAGVDGTPDALQMLKNGKMVATVFQDAKGQGEGAVQTALKLVNGEKVEKIINIPYQLITKDNMAQFENRNQK; from the coding sequence ATGAAATTCAAAAAAGCGTTAGTGACTTCCCTGTTAGCTTGCATGTTACCTGCCGCCGTGATGGCAAAAGATATTCAGGTGGGCGTTTCTATGGCGCTGTTTGATGACAATTTCCTCACCATCCTGCGCACCGCAATGCAAAAAGAGATGCAAAAAGACAACGTCAAAGGGCAGGTGGAAGATGCCAAAGGCGACGTCTCCCAGCAGCTGCAACAGGTTCAGAACTTTATTGGCCAGGGCGTGGACGCCATCATCGTCAACCCGGTGGACACCAACGCGGTGAAACCGGTGATGGATGCCGCCAGTAAAGCCGGTATCCCGCTGGTGTTCGTTAACCGTAAACCGGCGGGCGAGCTGACGGCGAAAATGGCGTATGTCGGTTCCGATTCCGAACTGGCCGGCCGTCTGCAGATGGAAGCGCTGGCAAAAGCCATGAACGGCAAAGGCAACGTGGCGATTCTGATGGGTGACCTCGCCAACGAATCCACCCGTGATCGTACCAAAGGGGTGGAAGCCGTGGTGGCCAAATATCCGGGCATCAAAGTGGTTCAGAAACAGACCGCGAAGTTCACGCGTAACGACGCCGTCGACGTGGTGAGCAACTGGATGACCGCCGGTGACGACATTCAGGCCATCGCCTCCAACAACGATGAGATGGCGATTGGTGCACTGCAGGCGCTGGGTAAAAACCCCAATCACATCCTGATTGCCGGCGTCGATGGCACGCCTGATGCGCTGCAGATGCTGAAAAACGGCAAGATGGTGGCCACCGTGTTCCAGGATGCGAAAGGGCAGGGTGAAGGCGCGGTTCAGACGGCACTGAAACTGGTGAACGGCGAGAAAGTGGAAAAAATCATCAATATCCCTTACCAGCTGATCACCAAAGACAACATGGCGCAGTTCGAGAACCGTAACCAGAAATAA
- the nac gene encoding nitrogen assimilation transcriptional regulator NAC: MNLRRLKYFVKIVDIGSLTQAAEVLHIAQPALSQQVATLENELDQQLLIRTKRGVTPTEAGKILYSHARTILRQCEQAQTAVINAGQALNGQVSIGLAPGTAASSLTMPLLQTVREQYPDVLVYLHENSGTTLNEKVLSGQLDMAVLYDRAPTAGINSIPLLKEELYLVGATACLGAAVDLADVAEMNLFLPRDYSAVRKRVDEAFSLRRLSAKIIGEIESIATLTAAVSSGMGVTVLPESAARALVSSTHAWMARINSPSLNLPLSLNVATRLPLSPSAQAVKNILLSLLNKPLVEERPLMLVS; the protein is encoded by the coding sequence ATGAACTTAAGACGACTGAAATACTTCGTGAAAATCGTCGATATTGGCAGCCTGACTCAGGCAGCAGAAGTGCTGCACATTGCACAGCCGGCACTCAGCCAGCAGGTGGCAACGCTGGAGAACGAACTCGACCAGCAGCTGTTAATCCGCACCAAACGCGGCGTGACGCCAACCGAAGCCGGCAAAATTCTTTACTCACATGCCCGTACCATTCTGCGCCAGTGCGAACAGGCGCAGACCGCGGTCATCAACGCCGGGCAGGCGCTGAACGGTCAGGTGTCGATAGGGCTGGCGCCGGGAACGGCGGCCTCTTCGCTGACCATGCCGCTGCTGCAGACGGTGCGTGAGCAGTATCCGGACGTGCTGGTCTATTTGCATGAAAACAGCGGCACCACCCTTAATGAAAAGGTGCTCAGCGGTCAGCTGGATATGGCCGTGCTGTACGATCGCGCCCCGACGGCGGGCATCAACAGCATTCCGCTGTTAAAAGAGGAGCTGTATCTGGTGGGGGCGACCGCCTGTCTGGGCGCAGCGGTGGATCTGGCGGACGTGGCAGAGATGAACCTGTTCCTGCCGCGTGATTACAGCGCCGTGCGCAAGCGTGTCGATGAAGCCTTTTCACTGCGTCGTCTCAGCGCAAAAATCATCGGTGAGATTGAATCGATCGCCACGCTCACGGCCGCCGTTTCCAGCGGCATGGGCGTGACGGTGCTGCCGGAGTCGGCCGCCCGCGCGCTCGTCAGCTCAACGCACGCGTGGATGGCGCGCATCAACAGCCCGTCACTCAACCTGCCGCTGTCGCTGAATGTTGCCACGCGCCTGCCGCTGTCACCCTCAGCCCAGGCAGTGAAAAATATTCTGCTGTCGCTGCTGAATAAACCGCTGGTGGAGGAGCGTCCGCTGATGCTGGTGAGCTGA
- a CDS encoding TetR family transcriptional regulator — translation MSETTPKRKNDPEGLKKRILAGALQTFAEHGMQGARMEQIAELANTTKRMVVYHFVNKEKLYIEVLEQVYQAIRQHETGLNLTTLPPEEALIKLVEASFDYHVSHPDFMRLVCSENLLRGRYIMQSARIKAMNKSTLDLLENILTRGQQQGLFLDDLNTVDVHRLLSSICVHHVSNRYTFHTLFTPGDSEEDSIRRNRQLAVTATLRYVRKAP, via the coding sequence ATGTCGGAAACCACACCAAAACGGAAAAATGACCCGGAAGGGCTGAAAAAACGCATTCTTGCCGGGGCGCTGCAAACCTTTGCCGAACACGGTATGCAAGGAGCCCGCATGGAGCAGATCGCCGAGCTGGCGAACACCACCAAACGCATGGTGGTCTATCACTTTGTGAACAAAGAAAAGCTTTACATTGAAGTGCTGGAGCAGGTGTACCAGGCAATCCGTCAGCATGAAACCGGTCTGAACCTGACCACGCTGCCACCGGAGGAAGCGCTGATAAAACTGGTGGAAGCCAGCTTTGACTATCACGTCTCGCATCCGGATTTTATGCGTCTGGTGTGCAGCGAAAACCTGCTGCGCGGACGCTATATCATGCAGTCGGCACGCATCAAAGCCATGAACAAAAGCACCCTTGATCTGCTGGAGAATATCCTCACCCGCGGCCAGCAGCAGGGCCTGTTCCTCGACGATCTCAACACCGTGGACGTGCACCGCCTGCTGAGCAGTATCTGCGTTCACCATGTTTCCAATCGCTACACCTTCCATACGCTGTTTACCCCCGGGGATAGCGAAGAGGACAGCATACGCCGCAATCGTCAGCTGGCGGTGACGGCAACGCTGCGTTACGTGCGCAAAGCCCCGTAA
- a CDS encoding glycosyltransferase family 8 protein: protein MFAWVTLLTQPDYTTGVKALHHSLKRSGTRWPLIVMVTDAIDTATREALQQAGCVVHPVEPLMPDTQLEQHYASAQFGEVWSKLRAWELTDCERVVFLDADMLVLRNMDELFTLDLGKHALAACHACRCNPNQIASYPASWQPENCHYTWQARGEAAPATLDNYLNGGFLVLKPDRAVFDWLQQKVLEIDDLRRYPFSEQDLLNEVFAGRWLPLPYIYNALKTLPFQHPALWRQEEVKNLHYILAKPWKRDLRQPEAERDRYYALDKLWWELGAGTVSAG from the coding sequence ATGTTTGCCTGGGTAACGCTGCTGACGCAGCCGGATTACACCACTGGCGTGAAAGCGCTGCACCACTCACTGAAGCGCAGCGGCACGCGCTGGCCGCTGATTGTGATGGTGACTGACGCAATTGACACCGCAACGCGGGAAGCGCTGCAGCAGGCCGGCTGCGTGGTGCATCCGGTTGAGCCGCTGATGCCGGACACGCAGCTGGAGCAGCACTACGCCTCTGCACAGTTTGGCGAAGTCTGGAGTAAGCTGCGCGCCTGGGAGCTGACCGACTGCGAACGGGTGGTGTTCCTGGATGCGGATATGCTGGTGCTGCGCAACATGGACGAGCTGTTTACGCTGGATCTGGGTAAACACGCGCTGGCCGCCTGTCACGCCTGCCGCTGTAACCCGAACCAGATTGCCAGTTACCCGGCCAGCTGGCAGCCGGAAAACTGTCATTACACCTGGCAGGCGCGCGGTGAAGCCGCGCCGGCCACGCTGGATAACTACCTTAACGGCGGTTTCCTGGTGCTGAAGCCGGATCGGGCGGTGTTTGACTGGCTGCAGCAGAAGGTGCTGGAGATCGACGATCTGCGCCGTTACCCGTTCTCGGAGCAGGATCTGCTGAATGAAGTGTTTGCCGGACGCTGGCTGCCGCTACCCTATATCTATAATGCGCTGAAGACCCTGCCCTTCCAGCACCCCGCGCTATGGCGGCAGGAGGAGGTCAAAAATCTGCATTACATCCTCGCCAAGCCGTGGAAGCGCGATCTCCGCCAGCCGGAAGCGGAACGCGACCGCTACTATGCGCTGGATAAGCTGTGGTGGGAACTGGGGGCCGGGACGGTTTCCGCCGGATAA
- a CDS encoding sugar ABC transporter ATP-binding protein, producing the protein MTAFALEAEGISKFFPGVKALDNVSLRIKPGSVHALMGENGAGKSTLMKCLIGMYRPDKGTIRIKGEPVQFQDTMDALRSGISMIHQELNLVPYMTVAENIWLGREPMKYGFVDHGKLNRQTQELLNNLNIRLKADRLVGDLSIAAQQMVEIAKAVSWNSDVVIMDEPTSALTETEVAHLFNIIRDLRAQGKAIIYISHKMDEIFAITDEISIFRDGTWVGSDSTTAFTRQSLITQMVGRELTQLFPKFNSAIGDEVLTVRNLTCKDRFTDVSFSVRKGEILGVAGLVGAGRSEVMESLFGMERFDSGEILIDGVPVNIDSPSTAIEKGMAFLTEDRKKSGLFLVLSVLENMSIVNMPDYIGKSGFVSHVKMAQDCMEQIRKLNIKTPTMDQIINNLSGGNQQKVLIARWLLAQPKILILDEPTRGIDVGAKAEIYRLISELANRGVAIIMVSSELPEILGMSDRVMVMHGGRITGILDKEDADQETILSLASE; encoded by the coding sequence ATGACCGCTTTTGCGCTTGAAGCCGAAGGCATCAGCAAGTTCTTCCCCGGGGTGAAGGCACTCGACAATGTCTCACTGCGTATTAAACCGGGGTCGGTACATGCCCTGATGGGCGAAAATGGCGCGGGCAAATCCACTTTAATGAAGTGCCTTATCGGGATGTATCGTCCCGATAAGGGCACCATCCGCATTAAAGGGGAGCCAGTGCAGTTTCAGGACACCATGGACGCGCTGCGTTCCGGCATCTCCATGATTCACCAGGAGCTGAATCTGGTGCCGTACATGACCGTCGCCGAGAACATCTGGCTCGGCCGCGAACCGATGAAGTACGGCTTTGTCGACCACGGTAAACTCAACCGGCAGACGCAGGAGCTGCTGAACAACCTGAATATCCGGCTGAAAGCGGATCGCCTGGTCGGCGATCTCAGCATTGCCGCCCAGCAGATGGTGGAAATTGCCAAAGCCGTGTCGTGGAACTCCGACGTTGTGATAATGGATGAGCCGACCTCCGCCCTGACCGAGACCGAAGTCGCCCACCTGTTCAATATCATTCGCGATCTGCGGGCGCAGGGCAAAGCCATCATCTATATCAGCCATAAAATGGATGAGATCTTCGCCATCACCGACGAGATCAGTATTTTCCGTGACGGCACCTGGGTAGGCAGCGACAGTACCACCGCCTTTACCCGCCAGTCGCTGATCACCCAAATGGTGGGCCGCGAACTGACGCAGCTGTTCCCGAAATTCAACAGCGCCATCGGCGACGAAGTGCTGACGGTGCGCAACCTGACCTGTAAAGATCGCTTTACCGATGTCAGCTTCAGCGTGCGCAAAGGCGAGATCCTTGGCGTGGCCGGGCTGGTGGGCGCCGGACGCAGCGAAGTCATGGAAAGTCTGTTCGGCATGGAGCGGTTCGACAGCGGGGAAATCCTCATTGACGGCGTGCCGGTCAACATTGATTCGCCCTCCACCGCCATTGAGAAGGGCATGGCGTTTCTGACCGAAGACCGGAAAAAGTCCGGCCTGTTCCTCGTGCTGTCCGTGCTGGAGAACATGAGCATCGTCAATATGCCTGACTACATCGGCAAAAGTGGATTTGTCAGCCATGTGAAGATGGCGCAGGACTGTATGGAGCAGATCCGCAAACTCAATATCAAAACGCCAACCATGGATCAGATCATCAACAACCTCAGCGGCGGCAACCAGCAGAAGGTGCTGATCGCACGCTGGCTGCTGGCGCAGCCAAAGATCCTGATTCTCGACGAACCGACGCGCGGCATCGACGTCGGCGCCAAAGCCGAAATCTACCGCCTGATCAGTGAACTGGCTAACCGTGGTGTCGCCATCATTATGGTCTCTTCGGAGCTGCCGGAAATTCTCGGCATGAGTGACCGCGTGATGGTGATGCACGGCGGACGTATTACCGGCATCCTCGATAAAGAAGACGCCGACCAGGAAACCATTTTGTCGCTGGCATCAGAGTGA
- a CDS encoding ABC transporter permease, translated as MNNVKATAPQATEPTSFFASLRHKLPKDTGIFVVMVGIALIFEIAGWYVRDQSFLLNTNRLVLIVLQVAIIGIIAVGVTQVIITTGIDLSSGSVIALTAVVAASLAQTSDSLTPMFPSLVNLPAAIPIGAGIGVGLLCGLINGVLITRTGIPPFIATLGMMVSARGLAQYYTQGNPISFLSDGFTAIGQGAMPVIIFLVVAFLFHIALKHTRYGKYVYAIGGNMTSAKVSGINVNKYLVIVYTIAGALSGLAGVVLAARVSSGQSSMGMAYELDAIAAAVIGGSSLMGGVGRITGTLIGAVILGLIKSGFTFVGVDAYVQDIIKGMIIVAAVSIDMHRNRKKR; from the coding sequence ATGAACAATGTAAAAGCTACGGCTCCCCAGGCTACCGAACCGACGTCGTTTTTTGCCAGTCTGCGGCATAAGCTGCCCAAAGACACCGGCATTTTTGTGGTGATGGTCGGTATCGCCCTGATTTTTGAAATTGCTGGCTGGTACGTGCGTGACCAGTCTTTTCTGCTCAACACCAACCGTTTAGTGCTGATTGTGCTGCAGGTGGCCATCATCGGCATCATCGCCGTCGGCGTTACCCAGGTGATCATCACCACCGGCATTGACCTCTCTTCCGGCTCGGTCATTGCCCTGACCGCCGTCGTGGCCGCCAGTCTGGCGCAAACCTCTGACAGCCTGACGCCGATGTTCCCGTCGCTGGTGAACCTGCCGGCGGCCATTCCAATTGGTGCCGGTATCGGCGTCGGTCTGCTGTGCGGCCTGATCAACGGCGTGCTAATTACCCGAACCGGGATTCCGCCCTTCATTGCCACGCTGGGTATGATGGTCTCCGCGCGCGGCCTGGCGCAGTACTATACGCAGGGTAACCCGATCAGCTTCCTCTCCGACGGCTTTACCGCCATCGGCCAGGGCGCGATGCCGGTTATCATCTTCCTGGTGGTGGCTTTCCTGTTCCACATTGCCCTGAAGCACACGCGCTACGGTAAATACGTGTATGCCATCGGCGGCAACATGACCTCGGCCAAAGTTTCCGGCATTAACGTCAACAAATATCTGGTCATTGTGTACACCATCGCCGGTGCGCTCTCCGGTCTGGCGGGTGTGGTGCTGGCGGCGCGCGTCAGCAGCGGACAGTCCAGCATGGGGATGGCCTACGAGCTGGATGCCATCGCCGCGGCGGTGATTGGCGGCAGCAGCCTGATGGGCGGCGTCGGCCGCATCACCGGCACGCTGATTGGTGCGGTGATCCTTGGCCTGATCAAAAGCGGTTTCACCTTTGTCGGCGTGGATGCCTACGTGCAGGACATCATTAAAGGGATGATCATTGTGGCCGCGGTTTCTATCGACATGCATCGCAACCGCAAAAAACGCTAA